A section of the Engraulis encrasicolus isolate BLACKSEA-1 chromosome 8, IST_EnEncr_1.0, whole genome shotgun sequence genome encodes:
- the rrp8 gene encoding uncharacterized protein rrp8, producing the protein MFAEEEWTDAPSAETVTQCAPEVHKSGKENVAGKKKSLLKTLQTLGSGPDWNTCSAPKDSDSETEAPTSHPKKKKKKKRNRKRKRDTSENAQAEGGDGQDADIPKPIKKQKKQQKAKGVKKVKSAESVSTEEATTDKESKNSMEKPLSRKQWRMRIKNKKRCKNKYQDKSLQTPKSETKQVCEIKKPLDENDTSKSPEETAEVNNVKSKKAKKAKEKRKEKASNKGASSVSLTSTEDVAEESVSNISKGELDNSPEKPTETLECSNITKCDVDTNLIEPLEKTETLKPSDKRKQKEKQMRAEKLRKILNSQLLDAQMKKTEDKEESTEKETEEEEDEAVTKNEAPTLDRSSALRSKMEKRLEAARFRYINEQLYTTTSKEAKKMFKEDPKAFEVYHLGFTTQVQYWPQNPVDAIISFIRQKPASLVVADFGCGDCKIARSVKNKVHSFDLAPTCDLVTVCDMAKVPLADETVDIAVFCLSLMGTNLADFLSEANRVLAMGGILKIAEVASRFENVRAFTSTLSNLGFKIASKDTKNNYFFLFEFIKVGDVSANAKKTALTLKPCVYKKR; encoded by the exons ATGTTTGCTGAAGAAGAATGGACTGATGCTCCCTCGGCTGAGACCGTAACTCAGTGTGCCCCAGAAGTTCATAAATCAGGGAAAGAAAAT GTGGCTGGCAAGAAGAAGAGTCTGTTGAAAACTCTTCAAACTCTCGGTTCAGGACCTGACTGGAACACTTGCTCAGCTCCCAAAGATAGTGACAGTGAAACTGAGGCGCCCACATCTCATcctaagaaaaagaagaagaagaagagaaacagaaagcgtaaaagagacacctctgaaaatgCACAGGCAGAAGGTGGAGACGGTCAGGATGCTGATATTCCCAAACCCATTAAAAAgcaaaagaaacaacaaaagGCTAAAG GTGTCAAAAAGGTGAAAAGTGCAGAATCAGTCTCCACTGAAGAGGCCACAACTGATAAAGAATCCAAGAACAGCATGGAGAAGCCCCTTAGTAGAAAGCAGTGGAGAATGAGAATAAAGAACAAAAAGAGGTGTAAAAACAAGTACCAGGACAAGAGCCTTCAGACACCCAAGTCTGAGACAAAACAGGTTTGCGAAATAAAGAAACCACTGGATGAAAATGACACATCGAAGAGTCCAGAAGAAACTGCTGAAGTAAATAATGTTAAGTCTAAGAAGgcaaagaaagcaaaagaaaaaaggaaagagaaagcgtCCAACAAAGGTGCTAGCTCTGTTTCTTTAACAAGCACAGAAGACGTGGCTGAGGAGAGTGTGTCTAATATTTCAAAAGGTGAATTGGATAACAGCCCAGAAAAGCCAACAGAAACATTAGAATGCagtaatattacaaaatgtgacgTCGATACAAATTTAATTGAGCCATTAGAAAAGACAGAGACTTTGAAGCCTTCTGACAAGAGAAAACAGAAGGAGAAACAAATGCGAGCTGAGAAGCTTAGGAAGATTCTGAATAGTCAGCTTTTGGATGCCCAAATGAAGAAAACCGAAGACAAAGAAGAGTCTACCGAGAAGgagacggaggaagaggaggatgaagctgTGACGAAGAATGAGGCACCGACTCTTGATCGTTCATCTGCTTTGCGGTCTAAGATGGAGAAACGCCTGGAGGCTGCCCGGTTTCGCTATATCAACGAGCAACTGTACACCACCACCAGCAAGGAGGCCAAGAAGATGTTTAAGGAGGACCCCAAAGCCTTCGAGGTGTACCACCTTGGCTTCACCACGCAAGTGCAGTACTGGCCCCAAAACCCTGTGGATGCCATCATTTCCTTTATCCGTCAAAA GCCGGCCTCCTTGGTAGTTGCAGACTTTGGCTGTGGCGACTGTAAAATTGCACGCAGTGTGAAAAACAAGGTCCACAGCTTTGATCTGGCTCCCACCTGCGACCTGGTGACGGTGTGTGACATGGCAAAA GTTCCCCTTGCCGATGAAACTGTGGACATTGCCGTCTTCTGCCTGTCACTTATGGGGACCAACCTTGCTGACTTTCTCAGCGAGGCCAACAGAGTACTGGCCATGGG TGGAATTCTGAAGATTGCTGAGGTGGCAAGTCGATTTGAAAATGTGCGTGCTTTCACAAGCACATTATCAAATCTTGGATTTAAGATTGCATCCAag GACACAAAGAACAACTACTTCTTCCTTTTTGAATTTATTAAAGTCGGCGATGTTTCTGCAAATGCTAAGAAGACAGCACTGACACTAAAACCATGTGTGTACAAGAAACGATAG